The following are encoded together in the Flavobacterium sp. TR2 genome:
- a CDS encoding nuclear transport factor 2 family protein, with protein sequence MKKTLLLLLFVASFANAQTDKNKINQTLDAWHKAAGEVKYDAYFNVLADDAIYIGTDATENWTKKEFAIWAKPFFDKGTTWNFKALERHIFFDKSGKIAWFDELLDTQMKICRGSGVLVKVGKEWKIQHYVLSMTIPNDEVDAVTKIKAPIEDALIAKLQKK encoded by the coding sequence ATGAAAAAAACACTTTTACTTCTTCTATTTGTGGCATCTTTTGCAAATGCACAAACCGACAAAAACAAAATTAATCAGACTCTTGATGCTTGGCATAAAGCTGCTGGCGAAGTAAAATATGACGCTTACTTTAATGTATTGGCAGACGACGCAATCTACATTGGAACCGATGCAACCGAAAATTGGACAAAAAAAGAATTTGCCATTTGGGCAAAACCTTTTTTCGATAAAGGAACTACATGGAATTTTAAAGCCTTAGAACGTCATATCTTTTTTGATAAAAGCGGAAAAATTGCTTGGTTTGATGAATTGCTAGACACACAAATGAAAATTTGTCGTGGTTCTGGAGTTTTAGTTAAAGTAGGAAAAGAATGGAAAATTCAGCATTATGTTCTATCAATGACAATTCCGAATGACGAAGTTGATGCTGTAACCAAGATAAAAGCGCCAATCGAAGACGCTTTGATTGCAAAACTTCAGAAAAAATAA
- a CDS encoding sigma-54-dependent transcriptional regulator — MRKKLAQILVVDDQEEILFSAKMILKKHFETIFTTNSPKKIISILSENEINVVLLDMNYRIGFEDGREGIHWLKEIKTLSPQTIVILMTAFGKIETAVEGIKIGAFDYVLKPWNNEKLLETIDKAVAESRKNSKKAISEKAEKTEKKYFVGTSPKIKQAYSVAEKVARTDANVLILGENGTGKYVFAAFIHQHSDRKNQPFVHVDLGSLSDNLFESELFGYVKGAFTDAKIDTPGRFENASNGTIFLDEIGNIPLHLQAKLLHVLQTKTVTRLGESKPRPLNVRVIAATNSDIKTEVKNKTFREDLLYRINTMEINLPSLRERKEDIVPMANFILEQIAEKYNHGSENLGWHFEDNAASYLEKYPWKGNVREMENKIERALILAENNTISVMDLDILDFEEIQENDENPLSEMEKGAIEKALFKHNGNISKTAEELGLSRAALYRRIEKYDLKN; from the coding sequence ATGAGAAAAAAACTAGCCCAAATATTAGTTGTCGACGATCAGGAAGAAATTCTTTTTTCTGCAAAAATGATTCTCAAAAAGCATTTTGAAACCATTTTTACAACTAATAGCCCTAAAAAAATCATTTCAATTTTAAGCGAAAATGAAATAAATGTGGTTTTGCTGGATATGAATTACCGAATTGGTTTTGAAGACGGACGCGAAGGAATTCATTGGCTGAAAGAAATCAAAACGCTTTCGCCACAGACCATTGTAATTTTGATGACGGCTTTTGGCAAAATTGAAACCGCTGTAGAAGGCATTAAAATTGGAGCTTTTGATTATGTCCTAAAGCCTTGGAACAACGAAAAATTGTTGGAAACAATAGATAAAGCTGTTGCTGAAAGCAGAAAAAATAGTAAAAAAGCAATTTCAGAAAAAGCAGAGAAGACCGAGAAGAAATATTTTGTCGGGACTTCACCAAAAATAAAACAAGCCTACTCTGTTGCCGAAAAAGTAGCCCGAACAGATGCTAATGTTTTGATTTTAGGCGAAAACGGAACAGGAAAATATGTTTTTGCAGCATTTATTCATCAGCATTCAGATAGAAAAAATCAGCCTTTTGTGCACGTCGATTTAGGTTCTCTAAGCGATAATCTGTTTGAAAGCGAGCTTTTTGGTTACGTCAAAGGTGCTTTTACAGATGCTAAAATAGATACTCCTGGGCGTTTTGAAAATGCATCGAACGGAACTATTTTCTTAGACGAAATAGGAAATATTCCGTTGCATCTTCAAGCCAAACTGCTTCATGTTTTACAGACTAAAACGGTAACGCGTTTGGGCGAAAGCAAACCAAGGCCACTCAATGTTCGCGTTATTGCAGCAACAAATAGCGATATTAAAACCGAAGTAAAAAATAAGACTTTCCGTGAAGATTTATTGTACAGAATTAATACAATGGAAATAAATCTTCCGTCTCTTCGCGAAAGAAAAGAGGATATTGTCCCAATGGCAAATTTTATTTTAGAACAGATTGCTGAAAAATACAATCATGGTTCCGAAAATTTGGGATGGCATTTTGAAGATAATGCGGCATCGTATCTGGAAAAATATCCTTGGAAGGGGAATGTCCGCGAAATGGAAAACAAAATTGAACGCGCTTTAATTTTGGCTGAAAACAATACTATCTCTGTTATGGATTTGGATATTTTGGACTTTGAAGAAATTCAGGAAAATGATGAAAATCCGTTATCGGAAATGGAAAAAGGTGCAATCGAAAAGGCGCTTTTCAAACATAATGGAAACATCAGTAAAACTGCAGAAGAACTTGGCTTGTCGCGCGCTGCGTTGTACAGGAGGATAGAAAAATACGATTTGAAAAATTAG
- a CDS encoding ammonium transporter codes for MKIEKRWIISFIIISVVCTIGAFWPTVTENSYVLSEFGTTDHIVPADVAWMLTSSCLVLIMTPGLSFFYGGMVGKKNVISTMLQSFICLGVVTLLWVVVAFSLAFGEPVGFGSGDHFYSFFGNPTTFAFMDYVGVLPHKQLANTIPFMLFALFQMKFAIICPAIITGSFAERVRFISYLVFISLFTIFIYAPLCHAVWYPTGILGSYFGVKDFAGGTVVHMSSGFAALAGVIVLGKRKNSQHIPTNIPFVLLGTGMLWFGWFGFNAGSALAANGTAAMAFATTTTSSAAAMLTWIFFDRMNGRKVSALGACIGAVVGLVAITPAAGFVSVPESMFFGFITALVSNTAVNCKYSKKFDDTLDVFACHGVGGIMGMILTAIFAHGEDASLLHGGWNVFGHHMMALVLVSIFTFFGAYFLFKVTNFIIPLRVSEESEHIGLDLSQHDESLDPKAQPITEPHYG; via the coding sequence ATGAAAATAGAAAAACGCTGGATTATCTCCTTTATCATAATAAGCGTCGTATGTACGATAGGGGCATTTTGGCCAACAGTTACAGAAAATAGTTATGTTTTATCAGAATTTGGAACTACAGATCATATTGTTCCTGCCGATGTTGCTTGGATGCTTACTTCGAGCTGTCTGGTTTTAATCATGACGCCGGGATTGTCTTTCTTTTATGGCGGAATGGTGGGCAAGAAAAACGTTATTTCGACCATGCTTCAAAGTTTTATCTGTCTAGGTGTAGTTACGCTTTTATGGGTTGTAGTAGCTTTTAGTTTGGCTTTTGGAGAACCAGTTGGGTTTGGTTCGGGCGATCATTTTTACAGCTTTTTCGGGAATCCGACTACTTTTGCTTTTATGGATTATGTTGGCGTTCTGCCTCATAAACAATTGGCCAATACGATTCCGTTTATGCTTTTTGCTTTGTTTCAAATGAAATTTGCCATCATTTGTCCTGCCATTATTACGGGTTCATTTGCAGAACGCGTTCGCTTTATTTCTTATTTAGTATTCATTAGTTTATTTACGATATTCATTTATGCTCCTTTATGCCACGCGGTTTGGTACCCAACAGGTATTTTAGGCAGCTATTTTGGCGTTAAAGATTTTGCTGGAGGAACTGTGGTGCACATGAGTTCTGGTTTTGCTGCTTTGGCTGGAGTTATTGTTTTAGGAAAAAGAAAAAACAGCCAGCATATCCCGACCAATATTCCTTTTGTATTGTTAGGAACGGGAATGCTTTGGTTCGGTTGGTTCGGATTCAACGCTGGATCTGCGCTTGCTGCCAACGGAACTGCTGCAATGGCTTTTGCAACAACTACAACCTCATCTGCCGCAGCTATGCTAACTTGGATTTTCTTTGATAGAATGAACGGAAGAAAAGTTTCTGCTCTTGGGGCTTGTATTGGAGCTGTTGTTGGTCTTGTTGCCATTACGCCTGCCGCAGGATTTGTTTCAGTGCCAGAAAGTATGTTTTTCGGTTTCATCACGGCTTTGGTTTCTAACACGGCTGTAAACTGCAAATATTCTAAAAAATTCGACGATACGCTTGATGTTTTTGCTTGCCACGGTGTTGGAGGAATTATGGGAATGATTCTAACAGCTATTTTCGCTCATGGCGAAGATGCAAGTTTGCTTCACGGCGGATGGAATGTTTTCGGACATCACATGATGGCGTTGGTTTTGGTTTCAATCTTTACTTTCTTCGGAGCTTATTTCTTGTTTAAAGTAACCAATTTCATTATTCCGCTGAGAGTTTCAGAAGAGTCAGAACACATCGGATTGGATTTGTCTCAGCACGATGAATCTCTTGATCCGAAAGCACAGCCAATTACCGAGCCTCATTACGGTTAA
- a CDS encoding PAS domain-containing sensor histidine kinase: MKNWKFYNALFIRVVFVMALFLCSVLLFYKGFRFNGILAGVFVLIFLFEMYFFVKNQLLFYDKTINSILHNDFSAHFPEEHKRDNFNSLYLLYDTLKVQKQEQISKELIYRSILNSIDTAALILEKENDNWSVFIMNDCFSKLFKVPKVSHWQYLKNYLPSLCSEIERVGFTELKTAISIKIEDQDLQTFMLQTSHTQTYNKEYFIILLDSIQRVIEKKEKEAWINLMKIISHELMNSLTPIRALSQNLLHIVDQEELEEDDFEDIKSSISTIINRSDHLQFFVENYRKLAMLPTPNKQMTPINALFEDCLRIMSPILKEERIELINEIHSSRSILIDKNQMEQVIINLITNSIHALKEKAEKKLLISSYTENNRFFIVIADNGKGVDAEIRDKVFLPFFTTRKDGAGIGLTLSKNIIEAHGGYLSYQTDEDKTSFVICLI; the protein is encoded by the coding sequence ATGAAGAATTGGAAGTTTTATAATGCGCTGTTCATAAGAGTTGTGTTTGTAATGGCGCTCTTTCTTTGCAGTGTGTTATTGTTTTACAAAGGATTTCGATTCAATGGTATTCTGGCAGGGGTTTTTGTTTTGATTTTTCTCTTCGAAATGTATTTTTTTGTCAAAAATCAATTGCTATTTTATGATAAAACCATAAACTCCATTTTGCACAACGATTTTTCTGCTCACTTTCCGGAAGAACATAAAAGAGATAATTTTAATAGTCTGTATCTTTTGTATGACACTTTAAAGGTTCAGAAACAAGAGCAGATTTCCAAAGAGTTAATCTACCGTTCGATTTTGAACAGTATTGACACCGCTGCTTTAATCTTAGAAAAAGAAAATGATAATTGGTCTGTTTTTATAATGAATGACTGTTTTTCGAAGCTTTTCAAAGTGCCCAAAGTAAGCCATTGGCAGTACCTTAAAAACTATCTTCCGAGTTTGTGCAGTGAAATTGAAAGGGTTGGTTTTACAGAGCTCAAAACAGCTATTTCTATTAAAATTGAAGATCAAGACCTGCAGACTTTTATGCTGCAGACTTCGCATACTCAAACTTACAATAAAGAGTATTTTATCATTTTGCTGGACAGCATTCAGCGTGTAATCGAGAAAAAAGAAAAAGAAGCATGGATTAATTTAATGAAGATTATTTCGCATGAATTGATGAATTCGTTAACGCCCATTCGCGCGCTTTCGCAGAATCTGCTTCATATTGTAGATCAGGAAGAATTGGAGGAAGATGATTTTGAAGACATCAAAAGCAGTATTTCGACAATCATAAATAGAAGTGATCATTTACAGTTTTTTGTAGAGAATTATCGTAAGCTAGCAATGCTTCCAACGCCAAACAAGCAAATGACGCCAATCAATGCTTTGTTTGAAGATTGTCTGCGAATTATGAGTCCAATCTTGAAAGAAGAAAGAATAGAATTGATTAATGAAATTCATAGTTCCCGTTCTATTTTGATCGATAAAAATCAGATGGAACAAGTGATTATCAATTTGATTACCAATAGTATTCATGCTTTAAAAGAAAAAGCAGAGAAGAAATTGTTAATCTCCAGTTATACCGAAAATAACCGCTTTTTTATTGTGATTGCTGATAACGGAAAAGGAGTTGATGCCGAGATTCGAGATAAAGTTTTTCTTCCGTTTTTCACCACCAGAAAAGACGGTGCGGGTATTGGATTAACGCTTTCTAAAAATATTATCGAAGCTCATGGAGGTTATCTAAGCTATCAAACCGACGAAGATAAGACGAGTTTTGTGATTTGTTTGATTTAA
- a CDS encoding LysE family transporter, giving the protein MTYLTPLLSGFIAAAIGTIPPGLLNMTAAKIKMKEGKKNALWFVIGAVLIIFFQAYVAVLFARVIDNRPDVVTLLREVGFVIFSILTIYFLFFAKDPIAKKKTKIKKSSKKSRFFLGMLLSGLNFFPIPYYVVVSVTLASYKLFIFENSIILTFVLGSVLGAFGILYSYIAFFGRIEKKTDYFMRNMNTIIGTITGLVAVATLFNILNYYFG; this is encoded by the coding sequence ATGACCTACCTTACTCCTTTACTTTCGGGCTTTATTGCCGCAGCCATCGGGACTATTCCGCCAGGATTACTCAATATGACAGCTGCTAAAATAAAAATGAAAGAAGGAAAAAAGAACGCATTATGGTTTGTAATCGGTGCTGTTTTGATTATTTTTTTTCAGGCTTATGTCGCAGTGTTATTTGCACGTGTAATAGACAATCGTCCAGATGTTGTAACGCTATTGCGCGAAGTTGGCTTTGTCATTTTTTCGATCTTAACCATTTATTTTTTGTTTTTTGCTAAAGATCCGATAGCAAAGAAAAAAACGAAAATCAAAAAGAGCAGCAAAAAAAGCCGTTTCTTCCTCGGAATGCTGCTTTCTGGATTGAATTTCTTTCCAATTCCGTACTATGTTGTCGTAAGCGTAACATTGGCTTCGTACAAACTGTTTATATTCGAAAACTCCATTATCTTAACATTTGTATTAGGCTCTGTTCTAGGCGCTTTTGGAATTTTGTACAGTTACATCGCTTTTTTTGGAAGAATAGAAAAGAAAACCGATTACTTCATGCGAAACATGAATACTATTATCGGGACAATTACCGGTTTAGTTGCCGTTGCAACACTTTTCAATATTTTAAACTACTATTTCGGTTAA
- a CDS encoding efflux RND transporter periplasmic adaptor subunit, whose protein sequence is MDTIIPRKNKKFRYLAIAIAVFLVLLTISVFAFNTKRTLNVKADELVIQKAEKAFFEDFVVFQAKVEPLNVMLVNVTEGGSVKEIFVENGAMVTKGQSLARLYNPNTELNYLTQETAIIEQINNLNTGKLNIRNQELNLNKDLVLIEHDYNDAKRLYDMNAKLYEKDVISKNDWNTFKESLRFQEERKRTIQQSIQKEKQSNQVQISQINRSIQTMEKSLDILRNNKKNFLITAPETGRLTSFEPVLGKTFQAGASIGKIDSNKGYKLTAEVDEFYLEKLREGLKGQVEFKGKNLEVIVTKVIPEVKGGRFTVELAFASKENIVLQDGLSFGVKLILSEKNKTLVIPRGAFNQEAAGKWIFVVNGNKAVRRNIKLGRENPSYYEVLDGLQEGESVITSSYTDYKDIEELALNKE, encoded by the coding sequence ATGGACACGATAATTCCTCGTAAAAATAAAAAATTTAGATATCTCGCAATAGCAATTGCTGTTTTTTTAGTTTTGCTGACGATCTCGGTTTTTGCTTTTAATACCAAAAGAACTTTAAATGTAAAAGCAGACGAATTGGTAATTCAAAAAGCAGAAAAAGCTTTTTTTGAAGACTTTGTAGTATTTCAAGCAAAAGTAGAACCTTTGAATGTTATGCTGGTAAATGTTACCGAAGGCGGTTCTGTAAAAGAGATTTTTGTAGAAAATGGCGCAATGGTGACCAAAGGGCAATCGCTGGCTCGTTTGTATAATCCGAATACAGAATTAAATTACCTGACTCAGGAGACTGCTATTATTGAGCAAATCAACAATTTGAATACGGGGAAATTAAACATCAGAAATCAGGAACTAAACTTAAACAAAGATTTAGTTTTGATCGAACATGATTACAACGATGCAAAAAGATTGTACGACATGAATGCGAAGCTGTACGAGAAAGATGTAATTTCTAAAAATGACTGGAATACTTTTAAGGAAAGCCTTCGTTTTCAAGAAGAACGCAAAAGAACAATTCAGCAGAGCATTCAAAAAGAAAAACAAAGCAATCAGGTTCAGATTTCGCAAATAAACCGTTCGATTCAGACTATGGAAAAGAGTTTGGATATTCTTAGAAACAACAAAAAGAACTTTTTAATCACAGCGCCCGAAACAGGACGATTGACTTCTTTTGAACCTGTTTTAGGAAAAACTTTCCAGGCAGGCGCAAGCATCGGAAAAATCGATTCTAACAAAGGATACAAATTGACAGCAGAAGTTGATGAGTTTTATCTGGAAAAACTGAGAGAAGGCTTAAAAGGTCAAGTAGAATTTAAAGGCAAAAATCTTGAAGTTATCGTGACTAAAGTGATTCCTGAGGTTAAAGGAGGACGTTTTACTGTAGAATTGGCTTTTGCTTCTAAAGAAAATATTGTGCTTCAGGACGGGCTTAGTTTTGGCGTAAAACTTATTTTATCTGAAAAGAATAAAACTTTAGTTATTCCAAGAGGGGCTTTTAATCAGGAAGCGGCAGGAAAATGGATTTTTGTAGTAAACGGAAACAAAGCCGTGAGAAGAAATATCAAATTAGGACGAGAGAATCCTTCTTATTATGAAGTCTTAGATGGCTTGCAGGAAGGTGAATCTGTAATTACTTCTTCTTACACAGATTATAAAGACATTGAAGAGCTTGCACTAAATAAAGAATAA
- the trmB gene encoding tRNA (guanosine(46)-N7)-methyltransferase TrmB, giving the protein MGSKNKLKRFRENETFQNVFQPTREEVVGDLMPLKGKWNADFFKNDNPLVLELGCGKGEYSVGLAEKYPDKNFIGIDIKGARFWRGAKTAVENGLHNVAFVRTQIELINHIFAEGEVDEIWITFPDPQIKYKRTKHRMTNSEFLKLYKKILKKDGVVNLKTDSEFMHGYTLGLLHGEGHEVLYANHNVYKNEGSPEVVTSIQTFYEKQYLEINKAITYIRFKIKD; this is encoded by the coding sequence GTGGGAAGTAAAAATAAACTAAAAAGATTCAGAGAAAACGAAACATTTCAAAACGTTTTTCAGCCAACTAGAGAAGAAGTTGTAGGTGATTTAATGCCTTTAAAAGGAAAATGGAATGCTGATTTCTTTAAAAATGACAATCCATTAGTTTTAGAATTAGGATGCGGAAAGGGAGAATACTCTGTTGGATTAGCAGAGAAATACCCAGACAAAAATTTTATCGGAATTGACATTAAAGGTGCCCGTTTCTGGCGTGGAGCTAAAACTGCGGTAGAAAACGGACTTCATAATGTGGCTTTCGTTCGTACTCAAATCGAATTGATCAATCATATTTTTGCTGAAGGCGAAGTAGACGAAATCTGGATTACTTTCCCAGATCCGCAAATCAAATACAAAAGAACCAAACATAGAATGACTAATTCTGAGTTCTTAAAACTGTACAAAAAAATCCTGAAAAAAGACGGTGTTGTAAACCTTAAAACCGATAGCGAATTCATGCACGGCTACACACTTGGATTGCTTCATGGTGAAGGTCACGAAGTTTTGTACGCAAATCATAATGTTTATAAAAACGAAGGAAGCCCTGAAGTTGTAACTTCTATTCAGACTTTTTACGAAAAACAATATTTAGAAATTAATAAGGCAATTACGTATATTCGTTTCAAAATTAAAGACTAA
- a CDS encoding ABC transporter ATP-binding protein: MIAIQNLTKVFRTEEIETAALSGINLEIKKGDFLTIMGPSGCGKSTLLNIIGLLDGASGGSYTLLGQEMIGLKEKGRAQVRKENIGFIFQNFNLIDELSVYDNIELPLLYNNVKASERKQKIEAIAEKLNISHRLKHFPQQLSGGQQQRVAVARALVNDPKIILADEPTGNLDSKNGNEVMELLTDLHAKGATILMVTHSDYDASFSQRTIHMKDGVIFSEKLNQRNVDVFMDAK; this comes from the coding sequence ATGATCGCAATTCAGAATTTAACCAAAGTTTTTAGAACTGAAGAAATCGAAACTGCTGCTTTGAGCGGTATCAACCTAGAAATAAAAAAAGGAGATTTTCTAACCATCATGGGGCCTTCGGGTTGTGGAAAATCAACTTTACTAAACATCATCGGTCTTCTTGACGGTGCTAGTGGCGGAAGCTATACCTTATTGGGTCAGGAAATGATTGGGCTGAAAGAAAAAGGAAGAGCGCAGGTAAGAAAAGAAAACATTGGTTTCATCTTTCAAAACTTCAACCTAATCGACGAGCTTTCTGTTTATGACAATATCGAACTGCCATTGCTTTACAACAACGTAAAAGCTTCTGAAAGAAAACAGAAAATTGAGGCTATTGCCGAGAAGCTAAATATTTCTCATCGTCTGAAACATTTTCCGCAACAGCTTTCTGGAGGACAGCAGCAGAGAGTTGCCGTTGCAAGAGCTTTGGTAAATGATCCAAAAATAATTTTGGCCGATGAGCCAACAGGAAACTTAGATAGTAAAAATGGTAATGAAGTAATGGAACTTTTAACCGATTTACACGCTAAAGGCGCTACCATTTTGATGGTTACCCACTCTGATTATGATGCTTCTTTTTCTCAAAGAACTATTCATATGAAAGATGGAGTTATATTTTCTGAAAAGTTAAATCAACGAAATGTTGATGTTTTTATGGACGCTAAATAA
- a CDS encoding MGMT family protein, protein MAEENFFEKVYAIARQIPFGKVTSYGAIAKALGTARSARMVGWAMNACHNMDDVPAHRVVNQKGLLTGKHHFDGTNLMQQLLENEGIKVVNNQIVDFEKHFWKPEVEI, encoded by the coding sequence ATGGCAGAAGAGAATTTTTTTGAAAAAGTTTATGCAATCGCCAGACAAATTCCGTTTGGAAAAGTAACTTCTTATGGTGCTATTGCAAAAGCATTGGGCACAGCTCGTTCTGCAAGAATGGTGGGCTGGGCAATGAATGCGTGCCATAATATGGATGATGTTCCTGCGCATAGGGTGGTAAATCAAAAAGGGCTCTTGACAGGCAAACATCATTTTGATGGAACCAATTTAATGCAGCAGCTTTTAGAAAACGAAGGCATAAAAGTCGTCAACAATCAGATTGTGGATTTTGAAAAGCATTTTTGGAAACCTGAAGTTGAAATTTAA
- a CDS encoding ABC transporter permease, whose product MIFNWFKIFIYHLKQSKLFSFLNVLGLSIGIAAVIFAILYWNNEHSYDQWNPEKENSYLVLNKIGSGDIWASNSIPFGETCKASIPEIDKVCFMNNWYDEEVIKYKDQKLLTKNILVSDENFFDFFPFEIVKGAKQNILKEKNSVAISTAQAELLFKNEDPIGKSISYKNNIYTVKSVYRLIKPSSIEPTYVFSGVKREGDLNSWGNFNYGLMVKIKKGVDPALVVKKMQNVVFVNRTVKDAKESGQSVEQYVKENGEVKVILDQLKTSRLHGTKSSGGKNFPEGYGNLKLLYIMLGLSVLILVLSLVNYINLATASAIKRAKEVGVRKIVGASKNQIIAQFIFETAIIVTLAILFALAIVELSLPYYNNFLNKTLTINGGEFYLQLVLIFGLVIIFAGIFPAIYISNFETLKVLKGNFSRSKSGIWIRNSMLIFQFGIAAFFIIGALIVNSQVNYMMEKDLGFSGDQVISIPFNSLDRFKRTDDYLTAKQEIKKIPGVLDVSAFAGSFGGSTNSSSGFKHNDIFVQPRNVEMDFGFLEMMKIKIVKGRDLSPQYASDTISSMLMNETLVKTLNIKDPINTIISSGWGNEKGNLKFKIVGVVKDFNITGLQDKVPPMVFINLKTLKWNNFNNVLVKVSPNNLTETLEKLKLYWEKNVNPDYPFDYEFVNKGFARTYEQQVKQKNLFFILNLVVIVIAVFGLFALASFSMERRLKEIAIRKTLGAETDILLKELSKQYIVFCLIGFGIGIVPAYILLQKWLEDFAFRIGISTIPFVIALISLLILTLIIVLTKAFQVTRIDVLKYLKYE is encoded by the coding sequence ATGATTTTTAACTGGTTTAAAATATTTATATATCATTTAAAGCAAAGCAAATTGTTTTCGTTTTTAAATGTTCTGGGGCTAAGCATCGGAATTGCTGCTGTCATTTTTGCCATCCTTTATTGGAATAATGAGCACTCTTACGATCAATGGAATCCGGAAAAAGAAAATTCTTATCTGGTTCTTAACAAAATTGGTTCGGGAGACATTTGGGCTTCCAACTCGATTCCGTTTGGAGAAACCTGCAAAGCCAGCATACCAGAAATTGACAAAGTATGCTTCATGAACAACTGGTACGACGAAGAAGTGATCAAATATAAAGATCAAAAATTGCTAACTAAAAACATTTTAGTTTCTGACGAAAATTTCTTCGATTTTTTTCCTTTCGAAATTGTAAAAGGCGCTAAACAGAATATTTTAAAAGAAAAAAACAGCGTAGCCATTTCTACTGCACAAGCCGAACTGCTTTTTAAGAATGAAGATCCTATCGGGAAATCTATTTCATACAAGAACAACATTTATACTGTTAAGTCGGTTTATCGCTTAATTAAGCCTTCATCTATTGAGCCTACCTACGTTTTTAGCGGCGTAAAAAGAGAAGGAGACCTAAACAGCTGGGGAAATTTCAATTATGGCTTGATGGTCAAAATTAAAAAAGGTGTAGATCCTGCTCTTGTTGTAAAAAAAATGCAAAATGTCGTTTTTGTAAACAGAACAGTAAAAGATGCTAAAGAAAGCGGACAAAGTGTTGAGCAATACGTAAAAGAAAATGGCGAAGTAAAAGTGATTTTAGATCAGCTGAAAACATCTCGTTTGCATGGCACAAAAAGTTCTGGCGGTAAAAACTTCCCTGAGGGCTATGGCAATCTAAAACTGCTTTACATCATGCTAGGTTTGTCTGTTTTAATTTTAGTTTTATCACTCGTAAATTACATCAATTTAGCAACGGCATCGGCTATAAAACGCGCAAAAGAAGTTGGAGTGCGAAAAATTGTAGGCGCTTCTAAAAATCAGATTATTGCTCAATTTATTTTTGAAACGGCTATAATTGTAACGCTGGCTATTTTATTTGCTTTGGCAATTGTGGAGCTTTCATTGCCGTACTATAACAATTTCCTAAACAAAACACTGACTATAAATGGCGGCGAATTTTACCTGCAGCTTGTTTTAATATTTGGATTAGTAATCATTTTTGCGGGTATCTTCCCTGCCATTTATATTTCAAATTTTGAAACTTTAAAAGTTTTGAAGGGAAATTTTTCACGAAGCAAAAGCGGCATCTGGATTCGAAATTCCATGCTTATTTTTCAATTCGGAATTGCGGCATTCTTTATTATCGGAGCTCTAATTGTCAATTCTCAAGTCAATTACATGATGGAAAAAGATTTAGGTTTCAGTGGAGATCAGGTAATTTCAATTCCATTTAACAGTCTTGACAGGTTTAAACGAACAGACGACTATCTAACTGCCAAACAGGAAATCAAAAAAATACCTGGCGTTTTGGATGTTTCTGCCTTTGCGGGTTCCTTCGGAGGAAGCACCAACTCGAGTTCTGGATTTAAACACAATGATATTTTTGTACAGCCAAGAAATGTCGAAATGGACTTCGGTTTCCTCGAAATGATGAAAATCAAAATCGTAAAAGGACGCGACTTGTCTCCTCAATATGCTTCAGACACCATTAGCAGTATGCTTATGAATGAAACTTTAGTGAAAACGCTTAATATTAAAGATCCGATAAATACAATCATATCATCTGGATGGGGGAATGAAAAAGGCAACTTGAAGTTTAAAATTGTAGGGGTTGTAAAAGATTTCAATATTACGGGGCTTCAGGACAAAGTGCCTCCAATGGTATTCATCAACTTAAAAACTTTAAAATGGAACAACTTTAATAACGTACTTGTAAAGGTTTCTCCAAATAATTTAACAGAAACGTTAGAAAAATTGAAATTATATTGGGAGAAAAACGTAAACCCAGACTATCCATTTGACTACGAATTTGTTAACAAAGGATTCGCTAGAACTTATGAGCAACAGGTGAAGCAAAAAAACCTGTTTTTTATCCTAAATTTGGTTGTAATTGTAATTGCTGTATTTGGATTGTTTGCTTTGGCATCATTTTCGATGGAGAGAAGATTGAAAGAAATCGCCATTCGAAAAACATTAGGAGCTGAAACCGATATACTCTTAAAAGAATTATCGAAACAATATATTGTTTTCTGTTTAATAGGATTTGGAATCGGAATTGTTCCTGCTTATATATTATTGCAGAAATGGCTTGAGGATTTTGCTTTTAGAATTGGAATATCGACCATTCCGTTTGTAATTGCCCTGATTTCTCTTTTGATTTTAACTTTAATAATTGTTTTAACAAAAGCATTTCAGGTTACTAGAATAGACGTTTTAAAATATCTAAAATACGAATAA